The genomic stretch ttgtttatgccaaactCTGACCCTACCAGCAGAATGTCACAGTAGAAATTGAGACTCACCAGACATGGGCAGcatgtttccagtcttttgttgtccaattttggtgagcccgtgtgaaCTGTAGTCTTACAttcctgctcttagctgacaggcatggcacccagtgtggttaTCTggtgctgtagcccatctgctccagGGTTTGAAGTAttttgcattcagagatgcttttctacATACATTGGTTGTAATTAGTAGTTATTTTAGTTGCTGtcgccttcctatcagctcaaagcagtcctcttgcatcaacaaggtattatcggccagagaactgccgctcactggatatttcctcttttgtGGATCATTCTCTGACACTAAAGATGGCTGTAtagaaaaatcccagtagatcaacagtttctggAATACCCAGACAGCCCGTCTGTCTCCAACAGACATGTCAcgtttaaagtcacttaaatcatgtTTCTTCCCCATTTTAATGCTCAGCATGTTGttttgatcatgtctacatgtctaaatgcattgagtagCTGGATGattagatttttgttttaagGAACAGTTAAACaggtgtaataataataataataataataatacagtttatttgtatagcgctcATCAAAACCAGTGTTACAAAGGGCTTcccataaacaaaaaaaaaaataataaacaaaaaaaaaataaaaaaaaaaaaaaaaaacacctaacaaaataaaaaaaaaaaaaattaataataataaaatcagttttcatttccatcaaatgatgtggcatccttttattTGCAACACTTTACCCAGTAtttatagatatccagcatgattttttcccattgagatctgatgtgttttcaaagtgttgctttaatttttttgagcagttatATAGTTGAACAATGTAGAAAGCATACACTGAGAGGCACAAACAAGTGGGTGGAACATCTGTGCCGCATATGGACTACAAGTCCCCAATTCCCAGTGGGAGACACCACCAAAGGTCATTGAGAACAACAGGACTgaggtcctgtgggactttgtgttccagacagacaagcagctgctggccAACCAACCAGGCATAGCGGTGGATGATaaggagcagaagaccacagttgTGATAGATGCGGCAGTCCCAGCggacagcaacatcaggaagaaggaataCAAGAAAACATGAAGTACCAGGGActgaaagaacagctgctgtagatTCCAGGCACAACATCAGAGGTCTCTGTCCAGAAGCatgcagtcctaggaacagctaaccATCAAACTCCCAGGCCTTTGGTAGAGGACCCCCCCCGCCCAGGGGGTGAGAGGgcaattatatatatatcagtcagtcagtcagtcagtcagaatactttattgatcccaaagggaaattactactgttacagctgcaaccgtttcatttaaacgagtaaacctaaaacacaataacatacactaaaggcataaaagtataaagactaaagagatattttgactatatacacatctaaatctatacacatatgaaaattgtgagtgcaaaaatttttaaataggtgtcattatatatatatgcacagtcctttatatatatataaagtatatatatatgtatatgtatatgtatatatatatatatatatatatatatatatacacctaCTTTGTACAATAGATTGGCAAATAACTAATATTGGCTAATTGCCAGTCTATTGGTATTGGCCAATGTGAAAACATTGCACAAAGGGCGCTGCAAGTTCCCTGTTGGCAGCACACCTGTTTGGAAAGCTACAAACACAATAACCAGCTGATTAGAGCACAGTTTGGCAGAGCATACAGGAGCagcttaaataaataactacaaataacacacacacacagatatatatatatatatatatatatatatcatgtctacatatatatatatatatatatatatatatatatatatatatatatatatatatatatatatatatatatatatatatatatatatatacatatatatatatatacatatatatatatatatatatatatatatatatatatatatatatatatatatatatatatatatatatatatatatatatatatatatatatatatatatatatatatatatatatatatatatatatatatatatatatatatataaataaggacacttatgttcgaaataaggacacttatgttcgaatgctgtttatagactacagttcagctttcaacaccgtcatcccaagcaggctggttgaaaagctgttcaccctcggaataccaccctccctctgccgctgggtcttggacttccttacagacagacctcaggcagtcagagttggtaccaggacatcagaaacaaagacagtgagcactgggaccccacaaggctgtgtgctcagtcctctcctgtacaccctcttcacctacgactgcatcccctcccaaagcaacacctccatcgtcaagtttgctgacgacaccaccgtcattgggctgattactgggggagaggaagcagcttacagggaagaggtggcccagctggtgtcctggtgccaggaaaataatctctccttaaatacagagaagactaaggagatgattattgacccgaggaagagaagagaccagcatgctccattattcatcaacgggactccggtggagagagtgaagactttcaaattccttggcacccacatcagtgaagacctcacctggacctacaacacaacacagactgtcaagaaagctcagcagagactcttcttcttaaggaaactgaggaaattcggattatcccccaagctcctcagcaacttttacagatgcactgtggagagcatcctgacaaactccatcacggtgtggtatggaaactgcaccagtcaggacaggaaggctctccagcgtgtcatcaaaacagcacaattcatctgtggagctgccttcccatcactacaggacacttataatacccgggtaataaagagggcacacaacatcatcaaggaccgtacccacccacagcacacactgttcacactcctgccgtctggcagacgttacaggagtgtaaaagcaagaacaaccagactaaaaaacagtttctatccacaggccatcaggctactgaaccactgactgattaccaaactgtgattacctgcctttctttcatctgtatatatctgtatatattgcacttgctttattatttatttatttttattttctacttttactttcctaatatactagttcttaaattttattttaacttagttgcttatttcaattgtttgtaaagcagtcgcaagtaagaatttcattgctcagcataaccacagtgttttgcggtgtacatgacaataaacttcttgaatcttgaatcttgaatcttgaatatatatatatatatatatatatgtataattgCCCTCTCAccccctgggggggggggtcctctaCCAAAGGCCTGGGAGTTTGATggttagctgttcctaggactgcaaGCTTCTGGACAGAGACCTCTGATGTTGTGCCTGGAATCTACAGGCAcaacatctatttttttttttttagagaaatcTGATTATTATATTTTGAGTCTCtgaaagaatttttaaaaaagtggctGATATATTGGAAGATCAAATTTTGAAATCACCAAATAATGGTCTCAGTATTAGTCTTAAAAATGGAGTTACAATCGTGTGTTtgatttttccaattttctttctttatttctgataatgttgtaaaaaaaaaaaaaagaatccataAGCGGCGctttattgctggcaataaaaCATGAACTCAATCCACTTTGACCTTTGTAgcttcagctgtgttttctgACCGTGTAACCCTGCTAAACACCCCGGATCAACCGTGGGAGGACCAACCCAAACTCGCCTCGGCGTGAAAAATCCCGATGGAGCAAGTTCCACTGAAAGCTGCACTTGACTTTAGTCGCACTTAACTCCACCGGAGAAAACATGTCTCGTTTCGTCCGCCGTATTTTCGTTGTCGCCTCTCAACGCGCGACAGTCAGATCAGCAAAGTTAGCGAGGAGGATCCCCGTATTAATCCGTCCTGTGTCCACATCTCAAGGTAATGTGAGCGAACTTCTGATTTATGTCAGCACTGCGGGCTGTACTTCAGCTGCAGCTCCCTGCACCTGCACCTGCACCATGATATTCACTATTAGGACTTACACATCTATTTAAAAGAGTATTTTAGAACTTAGGATGTTATCCTTACTTGCTCTCGAAGAATATATTTCCAAGAAACCTAATTGTAACATTTTCTCCGTTTTAATCCAAAGTTTTCAGTCTGTAATTATTGTTATGCGATCAGATTATAAAAGGCACGGGAAACTGTGCCACAAACATGGTTTTAATGATTCACTGTCACAAACAATATGCGTTTTGGTTGAGCTCTAAGTTCATGCATATCTAATATATGTGACCTTTGCTCTATGCAGGTCTGCAGTCCCTCACACGTTACAGTGAGACTACAGACTGGCATAAGAAACTGACCCCAGAACAGTATGTGGTCACCAGAGAGAAAGGAACTGAGGAGGTAGGTCCAGTctatgaaaacacaacaaaataaatgtgatgaAATAAATGCCAATGCAGCATTGTGTTAGGAATTAATAAGTGGAAATTTAAACATGCACATAAGCACATCCACGCTTATCTTACTTTCCCAGAGTGGCATACATTATCTCATCAACAACAGCTCATTTCCAGTTGGACTTTGATCAGCACTGTATTGCAAGTACAAACCTTTAGTATGTTATGAATGAAATGCTGCCTGTGCGTTGAAACACATGGACATTTCAGCTTGTTAGAACAGGAGCAAGGACAATTCATTGTATTGCACTCACAAAACCACAGGCTTAAGAATACACAGGTAGTAAAATGAGCTGTATTTTTGCTCCTTACattgtgttttgatgtgtgtgtatttgtgaatgTTCTCAGCCCTTTAGTGGGATCTACCTGAACCATTTTGAAGTGGGGATGTATCACTGCGTTTGCTGTGATGCTCCACTCTTCAGGTAATACATCTAACCAATAAAGGTGTCTGTACATTGTCTGGAGTGGAGTATAATCTTTCACTAAAACTCTGTAAAATGAGGGCTTACTGGTATTAGAGGATTTTGCACTGTTTGCTCACttgggaaaacaaacaaaacaaaaacagtagcTGTTTACGAAGATCTTCCTTCCTCTCTTCGTAGCTCTGAGGCTAAGTATGACTCTGGGACAGGCTGGCCAGCATTCAGTGAGGCTCATGGCACATGGGAGGGGGATGAAAGCCACACCACCATCATTCGGCGCCCTGACAACAGCCTGGGCAGTCCTGGGACAGAGGtcctttgtaaaaatgtgagCTGTGTTCAGAAGCCAAAAGAAGTCAAAGCTTAGTTTGCTTAATGTAGTTGTGCTAGtttaaataacttaaaaaaaaaactttaaaaaaatgtgtacaaTCTGTAACCAATCTGTTGTAGTTTTGACGTGTTTGTGTTGGTGCCATACAGTGCGATGCCCATCTTGGCCACGTGTTTGATGATGGACCGGACCCAACAGGGCAGCGATTCTGCATCAACAGTGTCGCCCTCACGTTTAAACCCAGAGGAAACAACAAACCTGATGAGGATGATGGACTTGTGTAAatcattaggaaaaaaaaaataagaccaGCTAAATGACCTTCCCGTTTTTGTGTGCTGCAATTTGTGTTGTGGGTTATACTGAAAGTGAATTAAGCCCAGTTTTATGTTGAGAAACAGTGGAtatatgcactggagagaagtcTACACACAGGACACACAGTAAAGGACAAAAGACGTGTTCTCTTCTAATCGCaagtgtttttactttttaccgctttttgtgtttgtcttaaCTTTCTAAAGGACGTTAGTCTCAACGTTTAGTTTGGAT from Archocentrus centrarchus isolate MPI-CPG fArcCen1 chromosome 20, fArcCen1, whole genome shotgun sequence encodes the following:
- the msrb2 gene encoding methionine-R-sulfoxide reductase B2, mitochondrial, whose translation is MSRFVRRIFVVASQRATVRSAKLARRIPVLIRPVSTSQGLQSLTRYSETTDWHKKLTPEQYVVTREKGTEEPFSGIYLNHFEVGMYHCVCCDAPLFSSEAKYDSGTGWPAFSEAHGTWEGDESHTTIIRRPDNSLGSPGTEVLCKNCDAHLGHVFDDGPDPTGQRFCINSVALTFKPRGNNKPDEDDGLV